In Patagioenas fasciata isolate bPatFas1 chromosome 11, bPatFas1.hap1, whole genome shotgun sequence, the following proteins share a genomic window:
- the NEXMIF gene encoding neurite extension and migration factor isoform X1, whose translation MDDQQDQDCASEDQETILINGVKENESHSLDGDERPCTAAEAAVTFSGLTTAPKENHGCHRALPPLTSKKPCLLSPPSPLRLTDVPEHASDDSSAHAISLTSCVTKGMSSWSLPGDCEKAPFTMMEPGGMSALTGDCLMQPSRTCLGCFIESKDGIDAEPGISLKVGDINRDYDTCSVSDIGIHCMSTGETMRYGDQLLSDQLLSFPMHKSRAADKRDAEKSDSDSEDPTQKNYYEGLLLDKCNGEEPLLTNPNQEWGYFESFISESKIELLDLCSKNELSVNLFSEEDVDNYMFDDDDSTLGSDVCSLKIRYESFQDNVREKTTTLQEDAQFNFFPSVFGNCTKRDSRSTLKRGPSGAADPSQFKSEEGIIWGEEEEDGEEEDGGEEEKAALNKSCNSTEMVQYVGSKRSHFLDSVNSTEDSGEFSDDSTCTESSYDVLRDIKDCSRYLSRDHSGSFIQQNYGLRAKRKVRYSDDYLYDVDSIENEKILDKKEWLPDGPKEEDDDEWCPKKRRKVSRKEPPVIIKYIIINRFKGEKHMLVKLSKVDANETTVTLNEELLSKYEKLAPLKGFWQERQQSRLDLLRSSLYHKQNFYLNGSDASFLPHPRKRKCKLANRHRIQRIKAIEQSVNKLGSCSSDHKQPCSSKEDAGLKGLPALAIATPSCANGLHVNDITGIAAVKCKSQEREHKGTERKVLRRIKFKSEARLKCKKIKAATSTAEGSPLLENQDSAARLKDENVPCASDSSHLPECHEDKVAKNSPFLPSTSSSDKPLPSANITTNVPLIPGGYLQTLLDASDLSSNTGISYFAQHPSEQQQHPLPSIVPAEKPFPALQPAQSCVLSPPSESELQQSPGHLEMEQSSFGSMWPASKAAGGNRPDFPGDMREAAGLPSEFGGATGADGLPASGYTQVNLNSSKLLYQKNYMPDSQQVQSDDSYQSCHFNNGEGRFHFQRGTLSTDDGRLISFDSVGSLSVSSSNYSSLSLKSCEKDGEDDINDDFLAHCSPKLVIQQSIDEITPLKESTDLLDISNFTPDKFRQSSLSEMSPPDTPNLSPQIAGSDTKPLGTLKGFQENPQATLNSSEKVKWNCGVLQTEDQADNGFALNNHQFQFHMFNDEDSVSLLEKSPCLSTFNEPSGQISTNIKVSKSKRKSSSSKNVGTNQSSSQKPTRKKSPKTNKGTDKPQGKNSRQAPKSARKGKNAVGVNGEKAPMVGGRVVNQLSNAVTATKGLAESTQHCSPAGVKLGKHNGLSGEWALGKEGGTGWSEASLGNATSLLDDDQREFEEPSNILSNIASGMADVQRFMMASIEPLWGPVGHNSVPDIFRSPESNSLKLKTLKILAGTSQEAKKKANGGSPGTAKNHKSNNKGSSKNSKAATCDPGRPNCSTGYATDIHAPFFDKNYSNLSTLGNNGPTHKKLYRHKSSSKSLRDENCKIKRMDREQPHKDPPVTAAFEKLRESDFILLKAETTFLGFPVFEEETPFSRKTVDVCFFSFVLYPFFSFFFGWGFYFSSVPFRNLPCAMLKCKC comes from the exons ATGGATGACCAACAAGATCAGGATTGTGCCTCAGAAGACCAAGAAACTATCCTGATTAATGGGGTGAAGGAAAATG AATCACACTCCCTGGACGGCGATGAGAGGCCTTGCACCGCCGCCGAGGCCGCGGTCACGTTCTCAGGCTTGACGACAGCTCCGAAGGAAAACCACGGGTGCCACCGGGCGCTGCCTCCCCTGACTTCAAAGAAGCCCTGCTTGCTGAGCCCCCCGTCGCCGCTGAGGCTCACGGATGTACCCGAGCACGCCTCGGATGACTCCTCCGCCCACGCCATCTCCCTCACGTCCTGCGTGACAAAGGGCATGAGCTCCTGGTCGCTGCCGGGTGACTGCGAGAAGGCTCCTTTCACCATGATGGAGCCCGGGGGCATGTCGGCGCTGACGGGCGACTGCTTGATGCAGCCGAGCCGGACCTGTCTGGGCTGCTTTATTGAATCAAAGGACGGCATTGATGCAGAGCCGGGAATAAGCTTGAAAGTGGGGGATATAAATAGGGATTATGACACCTGTTCGGTCTCTGATATAGGGATTCACTGCATGAGCACAGGAGAAACCATGAGATATGGGGATCAACTGCTTTCAGACCAGCTTTTAAGCTTCCCTATGCATAAATCGAGGGCAGCGGACAAAAGAGATGCAGAAAAATCTGACAGTGATTCAGAGGACCCCACTCAGAAAAATTATTATGAGGGATTACTATTAGACAAATGCAATGGTGAGGAACCTTTACTAACAAATCCCAACCAGGAATGGGGCTATTTTGAATCTTTCATTAGTGAAAGTAAAATTGAGCTGCTTGACCTCTGCTCCAAAAATGAGCTTTCTGTAAATCTGTTTTCTGAGGAAGACGTGGATAATTACATGTTTGATGACGACGATTCCACCTTGGGAAGTGATGTCTGCTCCCTGAAGATTAGATATGAATCTTTCCAGGACAACGTGCGGGAGAAGACCACCACACTACAAGAGGACGCCCAGTTCAACTTCTTCCCCAGCGTGTTTGGCAACTGCACCAAAAGAGACAGCAGGAGCACCCTGAAAAGGGGGCCCAGCGGTGCTGCTGACCCTTCTCAATTCAAATCTGAGGAAGGCATCAtctggggggaggaggaggaggatggcgaGGAagaggatggcggggaggaggagaaagctgCCTTAAATAAATCTTGCAACAGCACGGAGATGGTGCAGTACGTGGGCTCCAAGAGGAGCCACTTCTTGGACTCGGTGAATTCCACGGAGGACTCCGGGGAGTTCAGCGACGACAGCACTTGCACAGAGTCCTCCTACGATGTGCTGAGGGATATCAAGGACTGCAGCCGGTACCTGTCCCGGGACCACTCCGGCTCCTTCATTCAGCAGAACTACGGGTTGCGGGCAAAGAGGAAAGTACGATACAGCGACGACTACCTGTACGATGTGGACTCCATCGAGAACGAGAAGATCCTGGACAAGAAGGAGTGGCTCCCGGACGGGCCCAAGGAAGAAGATGACGACGAGTGGTGCCCGAAGAAACGGCGAAAAGTCTCTCGCAAGGAGCCCCCCGTTATCATCAAGTACATCATCATTAACAGGTTTAAAGGGGAGAAGCATATGCTGGTGAAGCTGAGCAAAGTGGATGCCAACGAGACAACTGTTACCCTAAACGAGGAGCTGCTCAGCAAATACGAGAAGCTGGCCCCACTGAAGGGCTTCTGGCAAGAGAGGCAGCAGAGCCGGCTGGATTTGCTCAGATCGTCTCTCTACCACAAGCAGAATTTCTATCTTAACGGCTCAGATGCTTCATTCCTCCCTCACCCACGGAAGCGAAAATGCAAGCTAGCAAACAGGCACCGGATTCAAAGAATTAAAGCCATCGAGCAATCAGTGAACAAGCTGGGCTCTTGCTCGTCTGATCACAAGCAGCCTTGCAGCAGTAAAGAGGACGCGGGCCTGAAAGGGCTGCCAGCGTTAGCCATCGCCACCCCCAGCTGTGCCAACGGATTACACGTAAATGACATCACAGGCATTGCCGCCGTGAAATGCAAATCGCAGGAGCGGGAGCACAAGGGGACGGAGAGGAAAGTGCTCCGCAGAATCAAATTCAAAAGTGAAGCCAGGTTGAAGTGCAAGAAGATCAAAGCTGCTACGAGTACGGCGGAGGGCTCCCCGTTGCTGGAAAACCAGGACTCTGCAGCGCGTCTGAAGGACGAAAACGTTCCTTGTGCTTCAGACAGCTCCCATCTCCCGGAGTGCCATGAGGATAAGGTTGCTAAAAATTCTCCTTTCCTACCATCCACCTCCTCTTCAGACAAGCCTCTGCCATCTGCTAATATCACCACCAATGTACCTCTGATCCCCGGAGGGTATCTGCAGACGTTGTTAGATGCTTCTGATTTGTCGAGCAACACCGGTATCTCATACTTCGCCCAGCACCCCtccgagcagcagcagcacccgctCCCCAGCATTGTCCCGGCGGAAAAGCCCTTCCCGGCTCTGCAGCCGGCGCAGAGCTGCGTCCTCTCCCCACCCTCCGAGTCGGAGCTGCAGCAGTCGCCTGGCCACCTGGagatggagcagagcagcttcggtAGCATGTGGCCGGCCAGCAAGGCTGCCGGTGGCAACCGCCCAGACTTCCCCGGTGACATGCGGGAGGCGGCTGGGCTGCCGAGCGAGTTTGGCGGTGCCACGGGTGCAGACGGTCTCCCCGCCTCTGGATACACTCAAGTCAATCTGAATAGCAGCAAATTGCTATACCAAAAAAATTACATGCCGGATAGCCAACAAGTGCAGTCTGATGATTCTTATCAGTCATGTCATTTTAATAATGGAGAGGGGCGCTTTCATTTCCAGCGAGGTACACTAAGTACAGATGATGGCAGGCTCATTAGTTTTGATTCAGTGGGTTCATTGTCAGTTAGTTCTAGCAATTACAGTTCTTTAAGTTTAAAGTCTTGTGAAAAGGACGGCGAGGATGATATTAATGATGACTTCTTGGCCCACTGCAGTCCCAAGCTAGTGATCCAGCAGAGCATAGATGAAATCACCCCTTTGAAGGAGTCCACGGACCTTTTAGACATTTCCAACTTCACGCCTGATAAGTTCCGCCAGTCATCGCTTTCGGagatgtcccctccagacacTCCCAACCTGTCCCCTCAGATCGCTGGCTCTGACACCAAGCCCCTGGGCACCCTGAAGGGCTTTCAGGAGAACCCTCAGGCCACCCTCAACAGCTCCGAGAAGGTCAAGTGGAACTGCGGGGTCCTGCAGACCGAGGATCAGGCAGATAATGGGTTTGCTTTAAATAATCACCAATTCCAGTTCCATATGTTCAACGATGAAGATTCTGTCAGCCTTCTCGAAAAGAGTCCATGCTTGTCAACATTTAATGAGCCATCTGGTCAAATTAGCACCAATATCAAAGTGTCAAAATCAAAGAGGAAAAGTTCATCCAGCAAGAATGTGGGTACAAACCAAAGCTCTTCCCAGAAACCCACACGGAAAAAATCGCCCAAAACCAACAAAGGAACCGATAAGCCGCAAGGGAAAAACTCCAGGCAGGCGCCCAAATCTGCCAGGAAAGGGAAAAACGCGGTGGGAGTCAACGGCGAGAAGGCTCCCATGGTTGGCGGCAGGGTGGTCAACCAGTTGAGCAACGCGGTCACCGCCACCAAGGGCCTCGCCGAGAGCACCCAGCACTGCAGCCCAGCCGGGGTGAAGCTGGGCAAGCACAACGGGCTCTCCGGAGAGTGGGCGCTGGGCAAAGAGGGGGGCACGGGCTGGTCGGAAGCCAGCCTGGGCAATGCCACCAGCCTCCTGGACGACGATCAGAGGGAGTTCGAGGAACCTTCCAACATCCTGTCCAACATCGCGTCAGGAATGGCGGACGTCCAGAGGTTTATGAtggcctccatcgagcccttgtGGGGCCCTGTTGGCCACAACAGCGTTCCAGACATATTCCGGTCACCGGAATCCAACAGCCTGAAACTGAAAACTCTTAAAATTTTGGCAGGGACGTCCCAAGAGGCGAAGAAGAAGGCGAACGGCGGCTCGCCGGGGACGGCGAAGAACCACAAGTCGAACAACAAGGGCTCGAGCAAAAACAGCAAAGCCGCAACCTGCGACCCTGGTCGCCCCAACTGCTCGACCGGGTACGCCACGGACATTCACGCTCCCTTTTTTGATAAAAACTATAGTAACCTGAGCACTTTAGGCAATAACGGACCTACCCATAAAAAACTCTACCGTCACAAATCCAGTTCAAAATCGCTGCGGGATGAGAACTGTAAAATAAAGCGAATGGACCGCGAACAGCCCCACAAGGACCCCCCCGTGACAGCTGCTTTTGAGAAACTGAG GGAATCAGACTTCATTCTTCTTAAAGCAGAAACAACATTTTTGGGTTTTCCTGTATTTGAAGAAGAGACTCCCTTTTCTAGAAAGACGGttgatgtttgtttcttttcttttgttctttacccttttttttctttctttttcggTTGGGGTTTTTATTTCTCCTCGGTTCCTTTTCGAAATCTGCCTTGTGCTATGTTGAAATGTAAGTGCTGA
- the NEXMIF gene encoding neurite extension and migration factor isoform X2 has translation MDDQQDQDCASEDQETILINGVKENESHSLDGDERPCTAAEAAVTFSGLTTAPKENHGCHRALPPLTSKKPCLLSPPSPLRLTDVPEHASDDSSAHAISLTSCVTKGMSSWSLPGDCEKAPFTMMEPGGMSALTGDCLMQPSRTCLGCFIESKDGIDAEPGISLKVGDINRDYDTCSVSDIGIHCMSTGETMRYGDQLLSDQLLSFPMHKSRAADKRDAEKSDSDSEDPTQKNYYEGLLLDKCNGEEPLLTNPNQEWGYFESFISESKIELLDLCSKNELSVNLFSEEDVDNYMFDDDDSTLGSDVCSLKIRYESFQDNVREKTTTLQEDAQFNFFPSVFGNCTKRDSRSTLKRGPSGAADPSQFKSEEGIIWGEEEEDGEEEDGGEEEKAALNKSCNSTEMVQYVGSKRSHFLDSVNSTEDSGEFSDDSTCTESSYDVLRDIKDCSRYLSRDHSGSFIQQNYGLRAKRKVRYSDDYLYDVDSIENEKILDKKEWLPDGPKEEDDDEWCPKKRRKVSRKEPPVIIKYIIINRFKGEKHMLVKLSKVDANETTVTLNEELLSKYEKLAPLKGFWQERQQSRLDLLRSSLYHKQNFYLNGSDASFLPHPRKRKCKLANRHRIQRIKAIEQSVNKLGSCSSDHKQPCSSKEDAGLKGLPALAIATPSCANGLHVNDITGIAAVKCKSQEREHKGTERKVLRRIKFKSEARLKCKKIKAATSTAEGSPLLENQDSAARLKDENVPCASDSSHLPECHEDKVAKNSPFLPSTSSSDKPLPSANITTNVPLIPGGYLQTLLDASDLSSNTGISYFAQHPSEQQQHPLPSIVPAEKPFPALQPAQSCVLSPPSESELQQSPGHLEMEQSSFGSMWPASKAAGGNRPDFPGDMREAAGLPSEFGGATGADGLPASGYTQVNLNSSKLLYQKNYMPDSQQVQSDDSYQSCHFNNGEGRFHFQRGTLSTDDGRLISFDSVGSLSVSSSNYSSLSLKSCEKDGEDDINDDFLAHCSPKLVIQQSIDEITPLKESTDLLDISNFTPDKFRQSSLSEMSPPDTPNLSPQIAGSDTKPLGTLKGFQENPQATLNSSEKVKWNCGVLQTEDQADNGFALNNHQFQFHMFNDEDSVSLLEKSPCLSTFNEPSGQISTNIKVSKSKRKSSSSKNVGTNQSSSQKPTRKKSPKTNKGTDKPQGKNSRQAPKSARKGKNAVGVNGEKAPMVGGRVVNQLSNAVTATKGLAESTQHCSPAGVKLGKHNGLSGEWALGKEGGTGWSEASLGNATSLLDDDQREFEEPSNILSNIASGMADVQRFMMASIEPLWGPVGHNSVPDIFRSPESNSLKLKTLKILAGTSQEAKKKANGGSPGTAKNHKSNNKGSSKNSKAATCDPGRPNCSTGYATDIHAPFFDKNYSNLSTLGNNGPTHKKLYRHKSSSKSLRDENCKIKRMDREQPHKDPPVTAAFEKLR, from the exons ATGGATGACCAACAAGATCAGGATTGTGCCTCAGAAGACCAAGAAACTATCCTGATTAATGGGGTGAAGGAAAATG AATCACACTCCCTGGACGGCGATGAGAGGCCTTGCACCGCCGCCGAGGCCGCGGTCACGTTCTCAGGCTTGACGACAGCTCCGAAGGAAAACCACGGGTGCCACCGGGCGCTGCCTCCCCTGACTTCAAAGAAGCCCTGCTTGCTGAGCCCCCCGTCGCCGCTGAGGCTCACGGATGTACCCGAGCACGCCTCGGATGACTCCTCCGCCCACGCCATCTCCCTCACGTCCTGCGTGACAAAGGGCATGAGCTCCTGGTCGCTGCCGGGTGACTGCGAGAAGGCTCCTTTCACCATGATGGAGCCCGGGGGCATGTCGGCGCTGACGGGCGACTGCTTGATGCAGCCGAGCCGGACCTGTCTGGGCTGCTTTATTGAATCAAAGGACGGCATTGATGCAGAGCCGGGAATAAGCTTGAAAGTGGGGGATATAAATAGGGATTATGACACCTGTTCGGTCTCTGATATAGGGATTCACTGCATGAGCACAGGAGAAACCATGAGATATGGGGATCAACTGCTTTCAGACCAGCTTTTAAGCTTCCCTATGCATAAATCGAGGGCAGCGGACAAAAGAGATGCAGAAAAATCTGACAGTGATTCAGAGGACCCCACTCAGAAAAATTATTATGAGGGATTACTATTAGACAAATGCAATGGTGAGGAACCTTTACTAACAAATCCCAACCAGGAATGGGGCTATTTTGAATCTTTCATTAGTGAAAGTAAAATTGAGCTGCTTGACCTCTGCTCCAAAAATGAGCTTTCTGTAAATCTGTTTTCTGAGGAAGACGTGGATAATTACATGTTTGATGACGACGATTCCACCTTGGGAAGTGATGTCTGCTCCCTGAAGATTAGATATGAATCTTTCCAGGACAACGTGCGGGAGAAGACCACCACACTACAAGAGGACGCCCAGTTCAACTTCTTCCCCAGCGTGTTTGGCAACTGCACCAAAAGAGACAGCAGGAGCACCCTGAAAAGGGGGCCCAGCGGTGCTGCTGACCCTTCTCAATTCAAATCTGAGGAAGGCATCAtctggggggaggaggaggaggatggcgaGGAagaggatggcggggaggaggagaaagctgCCTTAAATAAATCTTGCAACAGCACGGAGATGGTGCAGTACGTGGGCTCCAAGAGGAGCCACTTCTTGGACTCGGTGAATTCCACGGAGGACTCCGGGGAGTTCAGCGACGACAGCACTTGCACAGAGTCCTCCTACGATGTGCTGAGGGATATCAAGGACTGCAGCCGGTACCTGTCCCGGGACCACTCCGGCTCCTTCATTCAGCAGAACTACGGGTTGCGGGCAAAGAGGAAAGTACGATACAGCGACGACTACCTGTACGATGTGGACTCCATCGAGAACGAGAAGATCCTGGACAAGAAGGAGTGGCTCCCGGACGGGCCCAAGGAAGAAGATGACGACGAGTGGTGCCCGAAGAAACGGCGAAAAGTCTCTCGCAAGGAGCCCCCCGTTATCATCAAGTACATCATCATTAACAGGTTTAAAGGGGAGAAGCATATGCTGGTGAAGCTGAGCAAAGTGGATGCCAACGAGACAACTGTTACCCTAAACGAGGAGCTGCTCAGCAAATACGAGAAGCTGGCCCCACTGAAGGGCTTCTGGCAAGAGAGGCAGCAGAGCCGGCTGGATTTGCTCAGATCGTCTCTCTACCACAAGCAGAATTTCTATCTTAACGGCTCAGATGCTTCATTCCTCCCTCACCCACGGAAGCGAAAATGCAAGCTAGCAAACAGGCACCGGATTCAAAGAATTAAAGCCATCGAGCAATCAGTGAACAAGCTGGGCTCTTGCTCGTCTGATCACAAGCAGCCTTGCAGCAGTAAAGAGGACGCGGGCCTGAAAGGGCTGCCAGCGTTAGCCATCGCCACCCCCAGCTGTGCCAACGGATTACACGTAAATGACATCACAGGCATTGCCGCCGTGAAATGCAAATCGCAGGAGCGGGAGCACAAGGGGACGGAGAGGAAAGTGCTCCGCAGAATCAAATTCAAAAGTGAAGCCAGGTTGAAGTGCAAGAAGATCAAAGCTGCTACGAGTACGGCGGAGGGCTCCCCGTTGCTGGAAAACCAGGACTCTGCAGCGCGTCTGAAGGACGAAAACGTTCCTTGTGCTTCAGACAGCTCCCATCTCCCGGAGTGCCATGAGGATAAGGTTGCTAAAAATTCTCCTTTCCTACCATCCACCTCCTCTTCAGACAAGCCTCTGCCATCTGCTAATATCACCACCAATGTACCTCTGATCCCCGGAGGGTATCTGCAGACGTTGTTAGATGCTTCTGATTTGTCGAGCAACACCGGTATCTCATACTTCGCCCAGCACCCCtccgagcagcagcagcacccgctCCCCAGCATTGTCCCGGCGGAAAAGCCCTTCCCGGCTCTGCAGCCGGCGCAGAGCTGCGTCCTCTCCCCACCCTCCGAGTCGGAGCTGCAGCAGTCGCCTGGCCACCTGGagatggagcagagcagcttcggtAGCATGTGGCCGGCCAGCAAGGCTGCCGGTGGCAACCGCCCAGACTTCCCCGGTGACATGCGGGAGGCGGCTGGGCTGCCGAGCGAGTTTGGCGGTGCCACGGGTGCAGACGGTCTCCCCGCCTCTGGATACACTCAAGTCAATCTGAATAGCAGCAAATTGCTATACCAAAAAAATTACATGCCGGATAGCCAACAAGTGCAGTCTGATGATTCTTATCAGTCATGTCATTTTAATAATGGAGAGGGGCGCTTTCATTTCCAGCGAGGTACACTAAGTACAGATGATGGCAGGCTCATTAGTTTTGATTCAGTGGGTTCATTGTCAGTTAGTTCTAGCAATTACAGTTCTTTAAGTTTAAAGTCTTGTGAAAAGGACGGCGAGGATGATATTAATGATGACTTCTTGGCCCACTGCAGTCCCAAGCTAGTGATCCAGCAGAGCATAGATGAAATCACCCCTTTGAAGGAGTCCACGGACCTTTTAGACATTTCCAACTTCACGCCTGATAAGTTCCGCCAGTCATCGCTTTCGGagatgtcccctccagacacTCCCAACCTGTCCCCTCAGATCGCTGGCTCTGACACCAAGCCCCTGGGCACCCTGAAGGGCTTTCAGGAGAACCCTCAGGCCACCCTCAACAGCTCCGAGAAGGTCAAGTGGAACTGCGGGGTCCTGCAGACCGAGGATCAGGCAGATAATGGGTTTGCTTTAAATAATCACCAATTCCAGTTCCATATGTTCAACGATGAAGATTCTGTCAGCCTTCTCGAAAAGAGTCCATGCTTGTCAACATTTAATGAGCCATCTGGTCAAATTAGCACCAATATCAAAGTGTCAAAATCAAAGAGGAAAAGTTCATCCAGCAAGAATGTGGGTACAAACCAAAGCTCTTCCCAGAAACCCACACGGAAAAAATCGCCCAAAACCAACAAAGGAACCGATAAGCCGCAAGGGAAAAACTCCAGGCAGGCGCCCAAATCTGCCAGGAAAGGGAAAAACGCGGTGGGAGTCAACGGCGAGAAGGCTCCCATGGTTGGCGGCAGGGTGGTCAACCAGTTGAGCAACGCGGTCACCGCCACCAAGGGCCTCGCCGAGAGCACCCAGCACTGCAGCCCAGCCGGGGTGAAGCTGGGCAAGCACAACGGGCTCTCCGGAGAGTGGGCGCTGGGCAAAGAGGGGGGCACGGGCTGGTCGGAAGCCAGCCTGGGCAATGCCACCAGCCTCCTGGACGACGATCAGAGGGAGTTCGAGGAACCTTCCAACATCCTGTCCAACATCGCGTCAGGAATGGCGGACGTCCAGAGGTTTATGAtggcctccatcgagcccttgtGGGGCCCTGTTGGCCACAACAGCGTTCCAGACATATTCCGGTCACCGGAATCCAACAGCCTGAAACTGAAAACTCTTAAAATTTTGGCAGGGACGTCCCAAGAGGCGAAGAAGAAGGCGAACGGCGGCTCGCCGGGGACGGCGAAGAACCACAAGTCGAACAACAAGGGCTCGAGCAAAAACAGCAAAGCCGCAACCTGCGACCCTGGTCGCCCCAACTGCTCGACCGGGTACGCCACGGACATTCACGCTCCCTTTTTTGATAAAAACTATAGTAACCTGAGCACTTTAGGCAATAACGGACCTACCCATAAAAAACTCTACCGTCACAAATCCAGTTCAAAATCGCTGCGGGATGAGAACTGTAAAATAAAGCGAATGGACCGCGAACAGCCCCACAAGGACCCCCCCGTGACAGCTGCTTTTGAGAAACTGAGGTAA